In Brachypodium distachyon strain Bd21 chromosome 2, Brachypodium_distachyon_v3.0, whole genome shotgun sequence, one genomic interval encodes:
- the LOC100823265 gene encoding uncharacterized protein LOC100823265, whose translation MAAPPLGPLLRWGASSLRVHSASPPTRRLFSALRRPSAVVRCEPGSRVMLKGMDYPELEKWVQSQGFRPGQAMMLWKCLYGNNVWAHCHDELAGLNKDLRKMICELADLKALTVKDIITASDGTRKILFSLENASVIETVVIPNARGRTTVCVSSQVGCAMNCQFCFTGRMGLRKHLSTAEIVEQAVFARKLFSDEFGSITNVVFMGMGEPLHNVDNVIKASAIMVDEQGLQFSPRKVTVSTSGLVPQIKRFLHESKCDLAVSLNATTDEVRNWIMPINRKYNLNLLLGTLREELRLRRKSIVLFEYVMLAEVNDSMDDAKRLTELVHGISCKINLISFNPHSGSQFKPTPDEKIIEFRNILIQSGLTVMVRLSRGDDQMAACGQLGEPGDYQLPLLRVPDKFQVAL comes from the exons ATGGCGGCGCCTCCTCTCGGCCCTCTCCTCAGATGGGGCGCCTCCTCTCTCCGCGTCCACTCTGCCTCTCCTCCGACGCGGCGCCTCTTCTCCGCCCTCCGACGACCCTCGGCTGTCGTCCGCTGCGAACCTGGCTCCAGGGTCATGCTCAAGGGAATGGATTACCCGGAACTGGAG AAATGGGTTCAGTCACAGGGATTTCGACCGGGGCAGGCTATGATGCTGTGGAAATGCCTCTACGGGAACAACGTCTGGGCTCATTGTCACGACGAGCTGGCTG GCTTGAATAAGGACTTGAGGAAAATGATATGCGAGCTTGCTGATCTCAAGGCATTAACTGTGAAAGACATTATTACTGCGTCCGATGGAACAAGAAAG ATACTGTTCTCTCTTGAGAACGCCTCGGTGATTGAAACAGTTGTCATTCCTAACGCCAGGGGTAGGACAACGGTCTGTGTTTCTAGTCAAGTGGGCTGTGCCATGAATTGTCAGTTTTGCTTCACTGGGAG GATGGGTTTGAGAAAGCATTTGTCTACAGCTGAGATAGTTGAGCAGGCTGTGTTTGCTCGTAAGCTATTTTCAGATGAATTTGGATCCATTACAAATGTTGTATTTATG GGCATGGGTGAGCCATTGCACAATGTAGACAATGTAATAAAAGCATCAGCTATAATGGTTGAtgagcagggccttcagtttAGTCCTCGCAAGGTTACTGTCTCCACAAGTGGTCTTGTTCCACAGATAAAACGCTTCCTCCATGAATCCAAGTGCGATCTGGCCGTGAGTCTTAATGCAACAACTGATGAG GTTAGAAACTGGATAATGCCCATTAACAGAAAGTACAATCTTAACTTGCTTCTTGGCACTTTAAGGGAGGAGCTTCGTTTGAGAAGAAAGTCCATAGTGCTATTTGAATATGTTATGCTTGCTGAAGTGAATGACAG CATGGACGATGCGAAGAGGCTTACAGAGCTGGTTCATGGTATCTCCTGCAAGATCAACCTCATCTCTTTCAACCCCCACAGTGGGTCCCAATTCAAGCCCACACCAGATGAGAAAATTATCGAGTTCCGTAACATTTTAATCCAATCTGGCCTTACAGTAATGGTTCGGCTAAGCAGAGGGGATGATCAGATGGCTGCCTGCGGGCAGCTAGGAGAGCCTGGGGACTatcagctgccgctgctccgTGTACCCGACAAATTTCAGGTTGCCTTGTGA
- the LOC100823578 gene encoding serine/threonine-protein kinase STY13: protein MRFPSAGGGGSGDAGFVRADQIDLKSLDEQLERHLSRHERTEPPPPQPGSRRGESTRPGDAQPAPAQQPRRRREDWEVDPAKLVIKGVIARGTFGTVHRGVYDGQDVAVKLLDWGEDGHRSEQEITALRSAFAQEVAVWHKLDHPNVTKFIGAIMGARDLNVQTEHGHLGMPSNICCVVVEYLAGGALKNFLIKNRRRKLAFKVVVQLALDLARGLSYLHSEKIVHRDVKTENMLLDKTRTVKIADFGVARVEASNPSDMTGETGTLGYMAPEVLNGHPYNRKCDVYSFGICLWEIYCCDMPYPDLSFSEVTSAVVRQNLRPEIPRCCPSALANVMKRCWDANPDKRPEMAEVVSLIEAIDTSKGGGMVPIDQSQGCFNCFRQHRGP, encoded by the exons ATGAGGTTTCccagcgcgggcggcggcgggagcggggaCGCGGGGTTCGTGCGGGCGGACCAGATCGACCTCAAGAGCCTCGACGAGCAGCTGGAGCGCCACCTCAGCCGCCACGAGCGGACCGAGCCACCCCCGCCGCAGCCCGGGAGCCGCCGCGGCGAGTCCACGAGGCCAGGGGACGCGCAGCCGGCCCCGGCGCAGcagccgcgccggcgccgggaggACTGGGAGGTTGACCCCGCCAAGCTCGTCATCAAAGGCGTCATCGCCCGCGGCACCTTCGGCACCGTCCACCGCGGCGTCTACGATGGCCAGGACGTCGCCG TAAAATTGCTTGACTGGGGGGAGGATGGTCATAGATCAGAACAAGAAATTACTGCACTAAGATCAGCATTCGCACAAGAGGTTGCTGTCTGGCATAAGCTTGATCATCCAAACGTTACTAAG TTTATTGGGGCTATAATGGGTGCAAGAGATCTGAATGTACAGACAGAACATGGGCATCTTGGGATGCCGAGTAATATTTGCTGCGTTGTGGTTGAGTACCTTGCTGGTGGTGCACTGAAAAATTTCCTGATAAAGAACAGGAGAAGGAAGTTAGCGTTTAAAGTTGTGGTCCAACTAGCTCTTGACCTTGCTAGGGG ATTGAGCTATCTTCATTCCGAGAAGATAGTGCATCGTGATGTCAAGACTGAAAACATGCTTCTGGACAAAACAAGGACAGTGAAAATTGCTGATTTTGGTGTTGCTCGAGTTGAGGCTTCAAATCCTAGTGATATGACAGGTGAAACAGGCACACTTGGTTACATGGCACCTGAG GTTCTCAATGGTCATCCTTACAACAGGAAATGTGATGTTTACAGCTTTGGAATCTGTTTATGGGAGATATACTGCTGCGACATGCCATATCCTGATCTGAGCTTCTCAGAAGTAACTTCTGCTGTCGTTCGCCAG AACTTGAGGCCTGAGATACCGCGCTGTTGTCCAAGCGCTTTGGCGAACGTGATGAAGCGCTGCTGGGATGCCAACCCCGACAAGCGGCCGGAGATGGCCGAAGTGGTGTCCTTGATAGAGGCGATCGACACGTCCAAGGGCGGCGGCATGGTCCCAATAGATCAGTCGCAGGGATGCTTCAACTGCTTCCGTCAGCACCGAGGCCCCTGA